The following are from one region of the Halalkalicoccus sp. NIPERK01 genome:
- a CDS encoding CDP-alcohol phosphatidyltransferase family protein, whose translation MSDAYAGRTLRRLRLRWVVVAAIAAVVTALSFGGLRLLLADGLARRWLLLTIPVLAYVLALFWRFLPRNRDAGRLLPSLGPGTLLTLARGVLIAFLAGFLLLPRPTESLVWLPALLYGTAVLADYADGAVARLTDHVTTLGARLDTEFDALGILIAPLLAVAYGQLPVWYLSVSVARYLFVLGRWLRRHRGRPVFDLPPRRGRRPLAGLQMAFLTLVLSPVVSTPLTTVAAVFVATPFVAGFVRDWLYVSGRLSEPTQEQ comes from the coding sequence GGCGATCGCGGCGGTCGTGACCGCGCTCTCGTTCGGCGGACTTCGCCTGCTCCTGGCCGACGGCCTCGCACGCCGGTGGCTCCTCCTCACGATCCCGGTTCTCGCCTACGTACTCGCGTTGTTCTGGCGCTTTCTTCCCCGGAACCGCGACGCCGGGCGGTTGCTCCCCTCGCTCGGGCCCGGCACGCTGCTCACGCTCGCCCGTGGCGTCCTGATCGCCTTCCTCGCCGGCTTCCTCCTCCTCCCTCGGCCCACCGAATCGCTCGTCTGGCTGCCCGCCCTCCTGTACGGGACGGCCGTACTCGCGGACTACGCCGACGGGGCGGTCGCCCGGTTGACGGATCACGTCACGACGCTGGGCGCACGACTCGACACCGAGTTCGACGCGCTGGGCATCCTGATCGCGCCGCTGCTGGCCGTGGCCTACGGCCAGCTTCCCGTCTGGTACCTCTCCGTGAGCGTCGCGCGCTACCTGTTCGTCCTCGGGCGCTGGCTCCGTCGCCACCGCGGTCGCCCCGTCTTCGACCTCCCGCCCCGAAGGGGTCGTCGCCCCCTCGCGGGCCTCCAGATGGCGTTTCTGACCCTCGTCCTCTCGCCGGTCGTCTCCACGCCGCTCACGACCGTCGCCGCCGTCTTCGTCGCCACCCCGTTCGTCGCCGGGTTCGTCCGCGACTGGCTGTACGTCTCCGGTCGGCTGTCCGAACCGACACAAGAACAATGA
- a CDS encoding bifunctional 2-polyprenyl-6-hydroxyphenol methylase/3-demethylubiquinol 3-O-methyltransferase UbiG: MTDFQRYLHAKRTVDDRAIDRRVLDHLERELPEGPLDVVEIGAGVGTGISRLLDWGVLSGDVSYTAIDRRAENVAAAREHLLEAGFVEEGDRLRRDGVAVSLVAGDAFDALEGDYDLLIAQAVLDLVDLDGALPILFAALSPGGLAYFPITFDGGTLFDPAHPIDGRVVEAYHRDMDREGSSRTGRLLLSAVPEADGEVLAAGSSDWVVYPPYRDEEREFLGHILDTIEGALAEDLGSEFEDWLTTRRGQVDREELTYVAHQLDVLCRV; encoded by the coding sequence ATGACCGACTTCCAGCGCTACCTGCACGCGAAACGCACCGTCGACGACCGGGCGATCGACCGGCGGGTGCTCGACCACCTCGAACGCGAACTCCCCGAGGGGCCGCTCGACGTCGTCGAGATCGGCGCGGGCGTCGGCACCGGCATCTCCCGCCTGCTCGACTGGGGGGTCCTCTCGGGCGACGTCTCGTACACCGCGATCGACCGCCGGGCGGAGAACGTCGCCGCCGCCCGCGAGCACCTCCTCGAAGCGGGGTTCGTCGAGGAGGGCGACCGCCTCCGCCGCGACGGCGTCGCCGTCTCGCTGGTCGCGGGCGACGCCTTCGACGCGCTGGAGGGCGACTACGACCTGCTGATCGCACAGGCGGTTCTCGACCTCGTGGACCTCGACGGCGCCCTCCCGATCCTTTTCGCCGCGCTCTCCCCGGGCGGCCTCGCGTACTTCCCGATCACGTTCGACGGCGGGACGCTCTTCGACCCCGCCCACCCGATCGATGGACGCGTCGTCGAGGCGTACCACCGCGACATGGACCGCGAGGGGTCGAGCCGAACCGGACGACTGCTCCTCTCGGCGGTTCCCGAGGCCGATGGGGAGGTCCTCGCCGCCGGGAGTTCGGACTGGGTGGTCTACCCGCCCTATCGCGACGAAGAACGGGAGTTCCTCGGACACATCCTCGACACGATCGAGGGGGCGCTCGCGGAGGATCTCGGAAGCGAGTTCGAGGACTGGCTGACGACGCGCCGCGGGCAGGTCGATCGCGAG
- a CDS encoding zinc-binding alcohol dehydrogenase: MTARAVSFHAPEEVRVEEFPVPEPDPDEVLVETERSGISPGTELLLYRGEAPDDLPADETIPSLSGDLTYPISYGYAAVGRVIETGGDVDGGWLDERVFAFHPHASHFRAVPADLQRVPDGLSAEAATLLPNVEAALNVVMDAAPVVGERAAVFGQGVLGLLTTAFLAAHPLDALYTVDRYRLRRERSLALGADRTFEPGADLRGALGCEHHEGADLSIELSGNPAALDAAIGATGYAGRVLIGSWYGNKRVDLDLGGRFHRSRIALRSTQVSTIAPDLRGRWDKPRRLALAWDRLGDIDTEALLTHRHPVEDAPEAYRLLAERPGEAIGAVLTYDS; this comes from the coding sequence ATGACCGCGCGGGCGGTCTCGTTTCACGCCCCCGAGGAGGTCCGCGTCGAGGAGTTCCCGGTGCCCGAACCCGATCCGGACGAGGTGCTCGTCGAGACCGAGCGCTCGGGAATCAGCCCCGGAACGGAACTCCTGCTTTACCGGGGTGAGGCCCCCGACGACCTCCCCGCGGACGAGACGATCCCGTCGCTCTCGGGCGATCTGACCTACCCGATCTCCTACGGCTACGCCGCCGTCGGCCGGGTGATCGAGACCGGCGGCGACGTCGACGGGGGCTGGCTCGACGAGCGTGTGTTCGCCTTCCACCCCCACGCGAGCCACTTCCGTGCGGTTCCGGCCGACCTCCAGCGCGTCCCCGACGGCCTCTCCGCCGAGGCGGCGACCCTGCTGCCGAACGTCGAGGCCGCGCTCAACGTCGTCATGGACGCCGCGCCGGTCGTCGGCGAGCGGGCGGCCGTCTTCGGACAGGGCGTCCTCGGCCTGCTCACGACCGCGTTCCTCGCCGCCCACCCGCTCGACGCGCTCTACACGGTCGACCGCTACCGCCTCCGCCGCGAGCGCTCGCTCGCGCTCGGCGCCGACCGGACGTTCGAACCCGGCGCGGACCTCCGCGGGGCGCTCGGCTGTGAACACCACGAGGGCGCGGACCTCTCGATAGAACTCTCGGGCAACCCCGCGGCGCTCGACGCCGCGATCGGTGCGACGGGCTACGCCGGTCGCGTACTGATCGGTTCGTGGTACGGGAACAAGCGCGTCGACCTCGACCTCGGCGGGCGGTTTCACCGAAGCCGGATCGCGCTCCGGAGCACGCAGGTCAGCACGATCGCACCCGACCTGCGCGGGCGCTGGGACAAGCCCCGACGGCTCGCACTGGCGTGGGATCGGCTGGGAGACATCGACACCGAGGCGCTTCTCACCCACCGCCACCCGGTCGAGGACGCCCCGGAGGCCTACCGCCTGCTCGCCGAGCGCCCCGGGGAGGCGATCGGGGCAGTGCTGACCTACGACTCATGA